Proteins from one Capricornis sumatraensis isolate serow.1 chromosome 2, serow.2, whole genome shotgun sequence genomic window:
- the MUC1 gene encoding mucin-1 isoform X2 — protein sequence MTPDIQAPFLSLLLLFQVLTVANVTTLTASVPTSPSSTVQVSSTQSSPTSSPTKETSWSTTTTLLLASSPAPSPAASPGHDGASTPTGSPAPSPAASPGHDGTSTATSSPAPSPAASPDHDGASTPTGSPAPSPAASPGRDGASTPTSSPAPSPAASPGRDGASTPTSSPAPSPAASPGRDGASTPTSSPAPSPAASPGYDSVPSLASSPAPSPAASPGRDGASTPTGSPAPSPAASPGRDGASTPTGSPAPSPAASPGRDGASTAISSPALSPAASPGQHAASSLTNSDTSSVTTSSTSSSMVTSAHKGTSSRATMTPVSKGTPSSVPSSETAPTAASHSTRTAARSTSPSAALSTASHPKTSQQSSVRVSLFFLSFRITNLQFNSSLENPQTSYYQELQRSISDVILQTYKQRDFLGLSEIKFRPGSVVVDLTLAFQEGTTAELVKAQFSQLEAHAANYSLTISGVSVRDAQFPSSAPSASGVPGWGIALLVLVCILVALAIIYLIALVVCQCGRKKCEQLDIFPTLDAYHPMSEYSAYHTHGRFVPPGSTKRSPYEEVSAGNGGGNLSYTNLAATSANL from the exons ATGACACCGGACATCCAGGCCCCTTtcctctccctgctgctgctgttccaaGTGCTTACAG TTGCCAATGTCACTACGCTGACAGCCTCTGTCCCCACAAGCCCCAGCAGTACTGTACAAGTTTCCAGCACACAAAGCAGCCCAACGTCCAGTCCCACTAAAGAAACTTCTTGGAGTACAACCACCACCTTACT CCTGGCCAGCAGCCCTGCCCCAAGCCCGGCTGCCTCTCCAGGCCACGATGGCGCCTCGACTCCAACCGGCAGCCCTGCCCCAAGCCCGGCTGCCTCTCCAGGCCACGATGGCACCTCAACTGCAACCAGCAGCCCTGCCCCAAGCCCGGCTGCCTCTCCAGACCACGACGGCGCCTCGACCCCAACCGGCAGCCCTGCCCCAAGCCCGGCTGCCTCTCCAG GCCGCGACGGCGCCTCGACCCCAACCAGCAGCCCTGCCCCAAGCCCGGCTGCCTCTCCAGGCCGCGACGGCGCCTCGACCCCAACCAGCAGCCCTGCCCCGAGCCCGGCTGCCTCTCCAGGCCGCGACGGCGCCTCGACCCCAACCAGCAGCCCTGCCCCGAGCCCGGCTGCCTCTCCAGGCTATGACAGTGTCCCATCCCTGGCCAGCAGCCCTGCCCCGAGCCCGGCTGCCTCTCCAGGCCGCGACGGCGCCTCGACCCCAACCGGCAGCCCTGCCCCGAGCCCGGCTGCCTCTCCAGGCCGCGACGGCGCCTCGACCCCAACCGGCAGCCCTGCCCCGAGCCCGGCTGCCTCTCCAGGCCGCGACGGCGCCTCAACTGCAATCAGCAGCCCTGCCCTGAGCCCGGCTGCCTCTCCAGGTCAGCACGCCGCCTCATCCCTAACCAACAGTGACACCTCGTCTGTGACCACCAGCTCTACGTCGAGCTCCATGGTCACTTCAGCACACAAGGGCACCTCATCCAGGGCTACCATGACCCCAGTCAGCAAGGGCACTCCATCCTCAGTCCCCAGCTCTGAAACTGCCCCCACTGCTGCCAGCCACAGTACCAGGACAGCTGCCAGGAGCACTAGCCCTAGCGCAGCACTTTCCACCGCCTCCCATCCCAAGACTTCTCAGCAGTCGTCTGTTCGGGTCTCCCTGTTCTTCCTGTCTTTTCGCATTACAAACCTCCAGTTtaactcttccctggaaaatccccaaaccAGCTACTATCAGGAGCTGCAGAGAAGCATTTCAGATGTG ATTTTGCAGACTTATAAACAGAGGGATTTTCTGGGCCTCTCAGAGATCAAGTTCAG GCCAGGATCTGTGGTGGTAGACTTAACTCTGGCCTTCCAAGAGGGTACCACTGCCGAGTTGGTGAAGGCACAGTTCAGTCAGCTTGAAGCACATGCAGCCAATTATAGCCTGACCATCAGTGGAGTTAGTG TGCGCGATGCCCAGTTTCCTTCCTCTGCCCCGTCTGCGTCTGGGGTGCCTGGCTGGGGCATTGCCCTGCTGGTGCTGGTCTGCATTCTGGTTGCGCTGGCCATCATCTATCTTATTGCCCTG GTTGTGTGTCAGTGCGGACGAAAGAAATGTGAGCAGCTGGACATCTTTCCAACCCTAGATGCCTACCATCCTATGAGCGAGTACTCCGCCTACCACACCCATGGGCGCTTTGTGCCCCCTGGCAGTACCAAACGGAGCCCCTATGAGGAG GTTTCTGCAGGCAACGGTGGCGGCAACCTCTCTTATACAAACCTGGCAGCCACTTCCGCCAACTTGTAG
- the MUC1 gene encoding mucin-1 isoform X1, translating to MTPDIQAPFLSLLLLFQVLTVANVTTLTASVPTSPSSTVQVSSTQSSPTSSPTKETSWSTTTTLLLASSPAPSPAASPGHDGASTPTGSPAPSPTASPGHDSVPSLASSPAPSPAASPGHDGASTPTGSPAPSPAASPGHDGTSTATSSPAPSPAASPDHDGASTPTGSPAPSPAASPGRDGTSTPTSSPAPSPAASPGRDGASTPTSSPAPSPAASPGRDGASTPTSSPAPSPAASPGRDGASTPTSSPAPSPAASPGYDSVPSLASSPAPSPAASPGRDGASTPTGSPAPSPAASPGRDGASTPTGSPAPSPAASPGRDGASTAISSPALSPAASPGQHAASSLTNSDTSSVTTSSTSSSMVTSAHKGTSSRATMTPVSKGTPSSVPSSETAPTAASHSTRTAARSTSPSAALSTASHPKTSQQSSVRVSLFFLSFRITNLQFNSSLENPQTSYYQELQRSISDVILQTYKQRDFLGLSEIKFRPGSVVVDLTLAFQEGTTAELVKAQFSQLEAHAANYSLTISGVSVRDAQFPSSAPSASGVPGWGIALLVLVCILVALAIIYLIALVVCQCGRKKCEQLDIFPTLDAYHPMSEYSAYHTHGRFVPPGSTKRSPYEEVSAGNGGGNLSYTNLAATSANL from the exons ATGACACCGGACATCCAGGCCCCTTtcctctccctgctgctgctgttccaaGTGCTTACAG TTGCCAATGTCACTACGCTGACAGCCTCTGTCCCCACAAGCCCCAGCAGTACTGTACAAGTTTCCAGCACACAAAGCAGCCCAACGTCCAGTCCCACTAAAGAAACTTCTTGGAGTACAACCACCACCTTACT CCTGGCCAGCAGCCCTGCCCCAAGCCCGGCTGCCTCTCCAGGCCACGACGGCGCCTCGACTCCAACCGGCAGCCCTGCCCCAAGCCCGACTGCTTCTCCAGGCCATGACAGTGTCCCATCCCTGGCCAGCAGCCCTGCCCCAAGCCCGGCTGCCTCTCCAGGCCACGATGGCGCCTCGACTCCAACCGGCAGCCCTGCCCCAAGCCCGGCTGCCTCTCCAGGCCACGATGGCACCTCAACTGCAACCAGCAGCCCTGCCCCAAGCCCGGCTGCCTCTCCAGACCACGACGGCGCCTCGACCCCAACCGGCAGCCCTGCCCCAAGCCCGGCTGCCTCTCCAG GCCGCGACGGCACCTCGACCCCAACCAGCAGCCCTGCCCCGAGCCCGGCTGCCTCTCCAGGCCGCGACGGCGCCTCGACCCCAACCAGCAGCCCTGCCCCAAGCCCGGCTGCCTCTCCAGGCCGCGACGGCGCCTCGACCCCAACCAGCAGCCCTGCCCCGAGCCCGGCTGCCTCTCCAGGCCGCGACGGCGCCTCGACCCCAACCAGCAGCCCTGCCCCGAGCCCGGCTGCCTCTCCAGGCTATGACAGTGTCCCATCCCTGGCCAGCAGCCCTGCCCCGAGCCCGGCTGCCTCTCCAGGCCGCGACGGCGCCTCGACCCCAACCGGCAGCCCTGCCCCGAGCCCGGCTGCCTCTCCAGGCCGCGACGGCGCCTCGACCCCAACCGGCAGCCCTGCCCCGAGCCCGGCTGCCTCTCCAGGCCGCGACGGCGCCTCAACTGCAATCAGCAGCCCTGCCCTGAGCCCGGCTGCCTCTCCAGGTCAGCACGCCGCCTCATCCCTAACCAACAGTGACACCTCGTCTGTGACCACCAGCTCTACGTCGAGCTCCATGGTCACTTCAGCACACAAGGGCACCTCATCCAGGGCTACCATGACCCCAGTCAGCAAGGGCACTCCATCCTCAGTCCCCAGCTCTGAAACTGCCCCCACTGCTGCCAGCCACAGTACCAGGACAGCTGCCAGGAGCACTAGCCCTAGCGCAGCACTTTCCACCGCCTCCCATCCCAAGACTTCTCAGCAGTCGTCTGTTCGGGTCTCCCTGTTCTTCCTGTCTTTTCGCATTACAAACCTCCAGTTtaactcttccctggaaaatccccaaaccAGCTACTATCAGGAGCTGCAGAGAAGCATTTCAGATGTG ATTTTGCAGACTTATAAACAGAGGGATTTTCTGGGCCTCTCAGAGATCAAGTTCAG GCCAGGATCTGTGGTGGTAGACTTAACTCTGGCCTTCCAAGAGGGTACCACTGCCGAGTTGGTGAAGGCACAGTTCAGTCAGCTTGAAGCACATGCAGCCAATTATAGCCTGACCATCAGTGGAGTTAGTG TGCGCGATGCCCAGTTTCCTTCCTCTGCCCCGTCTGCGTCTGGGGTGCCTGGCTGGGGCATTGCCCTGCTGGTGCTGGTCTGCATTCTGGTTGCGCTGGCCATCATCTATCTTATTGCCCTG GTTGTGTGTCAGTGCGGACGAAAGAAATGTGAGCAGCTGGACATCTTTCCAACCCTAGATGCCTACCATCCTATGAGCGAGTACTCCGCCTACCACACCCATGGGCGCTTTGTGCCCCCTGGCAGTACCAAACGGAGCCCCTATGAGGAG GTTTCTGCAGGCAACGGTGGCGGCAACCTCTCTTATACAAACCTGGCAGCCACTTCCGCCAACTTGTAG
- the MUC1 gene encoding mucin-1 isoform X3, whose translation MTPDIQAPFLSLLLLFQVLTVANVTTLTASVPTSPSSTVQVSSTQSSPTSSPTKETSWSTTTTLLLASSPAPSPAASPGHDGASTPTGSPAPSPTASPGHDSVPSLASSPAPSPAASPGHDGASTPTGSPAPSPAASPGHDGTSTATSSPAPSPAASPDHDGASTPTGSPAPSPAASPGRDGTSTPTSSPAPSPAASPGRDGASTPTSSPAPSPAASPGRDGASTPTSSPAPSPAASPGRDGASTPTSSPAPSPAASPGYDSVPSLASSPAPSPAASPGQHAASSLTNSDTSSVTTSSTSSSMVTSAHKGTSSRATMTPVSKGTPSSVPSSETAPTAASHSTRTAARSTSPSAALSTASHPKTSQQSSVRVSLFFLSFRITNLQFNSSLENPQTSYYQELQRSISDVILQTYKQRDFLGLSEIKFRPGSVVVDLTLAFQEGTTAELVKAQFSQLEAHAANYSLTISGVSVRDAQFPSSAPSASGVPGWGIALLVLVCILVALAIIYLIALVVCQCGRKKCEQLDIFPTLDAYHPMSEYSAYHTHGRFVPPGSTKRSPYEEVSAGNGGGNLSYTNLAATSANL comes from the exons ATGACACCGGACATCCAGGCCCCTTtcctctccctgctgctgctgttccaaGTGCTTACAG TTGCCAATGTCACTACGCTGACAGCCTCTGTCCCCACAAGCCCCAGCAGTACTGTACAAGTTTCCAGCACACAAAGCAGCCCAACGTCCAGTCCCACTAAAGAAACTTCTTGGAGTACAACCACCACCTTACT CCTGGCCAGCAGCCCTGCCCCAAGCCCGGCTGCCTCTCCAGGCCACGACGGCGCCTCGACTCCAACCGGCAGCCCTGCCCCAAGCCCGACTGCTTCTCCAGGCCATGACAGTGTCCCATCCCTGGCCAGCAGCCCTGCCCCAAGCCCGGCTGCCTCTCCAGGCCACGATGGCGCCTCGACTCCAACCGGCAGCCCTGCCCCAAGCCCGGCTGCCTCTCCAGGCCACGATGGCACCTCAACTGCAACCAGCAGCCCTGCCCCAAGCCCGGCTGCCTCTCCAGACCACGACGGCGCCTCGACCCCAACCGGCAGCCCTGCCCCAAGCCCGGCTGCCTCTCCAG GCCGCGACGGCACCTCGACCCCAACCAGCAGCCCTGCCCCGAGCCCGGCTGCCTCTCCAGGCCGCGACGGCGCCTCGACCCCAACCAGCAGCCCTGCCCCAAGCCCGGCTGCCTCTCCAGGCCGCGACGGCGCCTCGACCCCAACCAGCAGCCCTGCCCCGAGCCCGGCTGCCTCTCCAGGCCGCGACGGCGCCTCGACCCCAACCAGCAGCCCTGCCCCGAGCCCGGCTGCCTCTCCAGGCTATGACAGTGTCCCATCCCTGGCCAGCAGCCCTGCCCCGAGCCCGGCTGCCTCTCCAG GTCAGCACGCCGCCTCATCCCTAACCAACAGTGACACCTCGTCTGTGACCACCAGCTCTACGTCGAGCTCCATGGTCACTTCAGCACACAAGGGCACCTCATCCAGGGCTACCATGACCCCAGTCAGCAAGGGCACTCCATCCTCAGTCCCCAGCTCTGAAACTGCCCCCACTGCTGCCAGCCACAGTACCAGGACAGCTGCCAGGAGCACTAGCCCTAGCGCAGCACTTTCCACCGCCTCCCATCCCAAGACTTCTCAGCAGTCGTCTGTTCGGGTCTCCCTGTTCTTCCTGTCTTTTCGCATTACAAACCTCCAGTTtaactcttccctggaaaatccccaaaccAGCTACTATCAGGAGCTGCAGAGAAGCATTTCAGATGTG ATTTTGCAGACTTATAAACAGAGGGATTTTCTGGGCCTCTCAGAGATCAAGTTCAG GCCAGGATCTGTGGTGGTAGACTTAACTCTGGCCTTCCAAGAGGGTACCACTGCCGAGTTGGTGAAGGCACAGTTCAGTCAGCTTGAAGCACATGCAGCCAATTATAGCCTGACCATCAGTGGAGTTAGTG TGCGCGATGCCCAGTTTCCTTCCTCTGCCCCGTCTGCGTCTGGGGTGCCTGGCTGGGGCATTGCCCTGCTGGTGCTGGTCTGCATTCTGGTTGCGCTGGCCATCATCTATCTTATTGCCCTG GTTGTGTGTCAGTGCGGACGAAAGAAATGTGAGCAGCTGGACATCTTTCCAACCCTAGATGCCTACCATCCTATGAGCGAGTACTCCGCCTACCACACCCATGGGCGCTTTGTGCCCCCTGGCAGTACCAAACGGAGCCCCTATGAGGAG GTTTCTGCAGGCAACGGTGGCGGCAACCTCTCTTATACAAACCTGGCAGCCACTTCCGCCAACTTGTAG